The following coding sequences are from one Molothrus aeneus isolate 106 chromosome Z, BPBGC_Maene_1.0, whole genome shotgun sequence window:
- the GHR gene encoding growth hormone receptor, whose product MDLWHLLFTLALICANDSLSAGDDLLQWPQIRKCRSPEMETFSCFWTAGNFYNLTVPRILQLLYKKSNEEDWKECPDYITSGQNSCYFNASYTSVWTPYCVQLASKNEVYDKKCFSVDEIVLPDPPVHLNWTLLNTSQTGIHGDIQVRWDPPPTADVRKGWITLEYELQYKEVNETKWKELKPRLSTMVPLYSLKTARDYEIRIRSRQRTSEKFGEFSEILYVSFSQIGIGCDHCTEEVEFPWFLVVVFGVCGLAVTVISIMLSKQPRLKMLIFPPVPVPKIKGIDPDLLKKGKLDEVNSILACHDNYKTQLYIDDLWVEFIELDIEDPDEKNRASDTDRLLSEDHLKSHSSLGAKDDDSGRASCCEPDIPETDFSASDTCDATSDSDQFKKATEKEEDLLCLDGQDNDESLPSLANTDLQRQHRNTQSENSHLWAPFGDSVESPRPSVHTQISNQNSLASTDFYAQVSDITPAGRVVLSPGQKSKLGRAQREGCTEQNFTMDNTYFCEADVKKCIAVTSHEENEPRVQEQGYNEDGYFTTESLTTTVANLGASTAAPPSSEMPVADYTSIHIVQSPQGLVLNATALPVPDKEFNVSCGYVSADQLNKIMP is encoded by the exons acCTCTTGCAGTGGCCACAAATCAGAAAATGCAGATCACCTGAAATGGAGacattttcatgtttttggACTGCTGGAAATTTTTATAACCTCACTGTTCCAAGAATACTACAGCTGTTGTACAAGAAGAG TAATGAGGAAGACTGGAAAGAATGCCCTGATTATATCACTTCAGGACAAAATAGCTGTTACTTCAATGCATCCTACACCTCTGTGTGGACACCATATTGTGTTCAACTTGCCAGTAAAAATGAAGTATATGACAAAAAATGTTTCAGTGTTGATGAAATAG TACTACCTGATCCCCCTGTCCACCTTAACTGGACTCTGCTAAATACTAGTCAAactgggatccatggggatATCCAGGTAAGATGGGATCCACCACCAACAGCAGATGTTCGGAAAGGATGGATTACTCTGGAATATGAATTGCAGTACAAAGAAGTTAATGAGACAAAATGGAAGGAG TTAAAACCCAGGCTCTCAACAATGGTTCCACTGTACTCTCTGAAGACAGCAAGAGATTATGAGATACGAATCCGATCAAGACAACGAACTTCTGAAAAATTCGGGGAGTTCAGTGAAATCCTCTATGTGTCATTTTCTCAAATAGGCATTGGATGTGATCATTGTACAGAAG AAGTTGAGTTTCCATGGTTCTTAGTTGTTGTCTTTGGAGTGTGTGGGCTGGCTGTAACAGTGATCTCAATCATGCTGTCTAAACAACCAAG gttaaaaatgcttatttttcctcctgtgcCAGTTCCAAAGATTAAAGGGATTGACCCAGATCTTTTGAAG AAAGGAAAGCTAGATGAAGTGAATTCCATCTTAGCCTGCCATGACAACTACAAGACACAGCTCTACATTGATGACTTGTGGGTTGAGTTTATTGAGTTGGACATTGAAGACCCTGATGAAAAGAACAGAGCCTCAGACACTGACAGGCTCCTGAGTGAAGATCATCTGAAATCTCACAGCTCCTTGGGAGCGAAGGATGATGATTCTGGACGGGCCAGTTGTTGTGAACCAGATATTCCAGAGACAGACTTCAGCGCAAGCGACACATGTGATGCCACCTCTGATAGTGATCAGTTCAAAAAGGCTACTGAAAAAGAAGAGGATCTCTTGTGCCTTGACGGGCAAGATAATGATGAGTCACTTCCAAGCCTTGCCAACACAGACCTGCAACGCCAGCACAGGAATACTCAGTCTGAAAACAGCCACCTGTGGGCACCCTTTGGAGACAGCGTTGAGTCACCCCGTCCGTCAGTCCATACCCAGATAAGCAACCAGAATTCACTGGCAAGTACTGACTTTTATGCTCAAGTGAGTGATATAACTCCAGCAGGCAGGGTTGTACTTTCACCAGGGCAGAAATCCAAGCTGGGGAGAGCACAGCGTGAAGGCTGCACAGAACAAAACTTCACCATGGACAACACCTATTTCTGTGAGGCAGATGTGAAAAAATGCATTGCTGTGACTTCCCACGAAGAGAATGAGCCACGTGTTCAGGAACAAGGCTATAATGAAGATGGTTACTTCACCACAGAGAGCCTTACCACGACTGTTGCCAATCTTGGAGCTTCAacagcagcacccccaagtTCAGAGATGCCTGTGGCAGACTATACGTCGATCCACATCGTTCAGTCTCCACAAGGCCTTGTGCTCAATGCCACCGCGCTGCCGGTGCCAGACAAGGAATTCAACGTGTCTTGTGGCTATGTGAGTGCAGACCAGCTGAATAAAATCATGCCATAG